In Gemmatimonas sp., the following are encoded in one genomic region:
- a CDS encoding thioredoxin family protein encodes MYDHAVDNASMLARYEHALTIEQFVAVAAANQLLCASFARGSVAADDLVDRANQLTRRRHPLVLLEDWCGDEVSSIPALATLARASETLDVKIPARDANPDLMDAHRTSGTRSIPVMIVFDEAFHELGWWGPRPAPLQSWVRSDGETLEKISRYREVRRWNARDRAQTTPEEILCLLGSTPTARAA; translated from the coding sequence ATGTATGACCATGCTGTAGACAACGCGTCCATGCTCGCGCGATACGAACACGCGCTGACGATAGAGCAGTTCGTCGCCGTCGCGGCAGCGAATCAGCTACTCTGTGCATCGTTTGCCCGGGGCAGCGTGGCGGCCGACGACCTGGTCGACCGAGCCAATCAGCTCACCAGACGGCGGCATCCGTTGGTGCTGCTCGAGGATTGGTGCGGCGACGAAGTGAGCTCGATCCCGGCCCTTGCCACGTTGGCACGAGCGTCCGAAACGCTGGACGTGAAGATTCCCGCGCGCGATGCGAACCCAGACCTCATGGACGCGCATCGCACCAGCGGAACTCGTTCCATTCCTGTCATGATCGTCTTCGATGAAGCGTTCCACGAACTCGGATGGTGGGGTCCTCGCCCCGCGCCGCTCCAGTCGTGGGTGCGTTCGGATGGGGAGACGCTCGAGAAGATCTCACGGTACCGCGAAGTGCGGCGATGGAACGCGCGAGATCGCGCCCAGACGACGCCGGAGGAGATCCTCTGTCTGTTGGGAAGTACGCCCACTGCCCGGGCTGCCTAG